A single region of the Biomaibacter acetigenes genome encodes:
- the galU gene encoding UTP--glucose-1-phosphate uridylyltransferase GalU, whose product MKIKKAIIPAAGLGIRFLPATKAQPKEMLPIVDKPTIQFIVEEAVKSGIEEILIVTGRNKRAIEDHFDKSVELELELKKKGKESLLNLVEDISNMVDIHYIRQKEPRGLGHAIYCARTFVGDEPFAVMLGDDVIDAKEPVLKQMINVYERFNCSILGVQQVPEDDVDKYGIIDASLIEKDIYKVNNLVEKPKKKDAPSRMGILGRYIITPRIFEILENTKPGAGGEIQLTDALKELLNFEVIYAYNFEGRRYDVGDKLGYLIATVEHALKRDDLKQEFGKYLINLMKNHLKSIEEAAALNDKQ is encoded by the coding sequence ATGAAGATAAAAAAAGCTATTATTCCTGCGGCGGGCCTTGGTATAAGATTCCTGCCGGCCACCAAAGCTCAGCCCAAGGAGATGCTCCCCATAGTGGACAAGCCGACAATCCAGTTCATTGTGGAAGAAGCAGTAAAGTCTGGGATAGAGGAGATTTTGATAGTTACGGGCAGGAATAAGAGGGCTATAGAGGACCATTTTGACAAATCGGTGGAACTGGAACTGGAGCTCAAAAAGAAGGGCAAGGAGAGCCTACTGAACCTGGTGGAGGACATATCCAATATGGTGGACATACACTACATAAGGCAGAAGGAGCCCCGAGGCCTGGGGCATGCCATATACTGCGCCAGGACCTTCGTAGGGGACGAGCCCTTTGCGGTGATGCTGGGAGATGATGTCATAGATGCCAAGGAGCCCGTGCTGAAGCAGATGATAAATGTATATGAAAGGTTCAACTGTTCCATCCTGGGAGTGCAGCAGGTGCCTGAAGACGATGTGGACAAATACGGCATCATAGATGCCAGCCTCATTGAGAAGGACATTTACAAGGTCAACAATCTTGTAGAAAAGCCCAAAAAGAAGGATGCACCTTCCCGCATGGGCATCCTGGGCAGATATATAATAACCCCCCGGATCTTTGAGATACTGGAGAACACAAAGCCGGGCGCCGGGGGAGAGATACAGCTCACAGACGCTTTGAAGGAGCTTTTAAACTTCGAGGTCATATATGCGTACAACTTCGAAGGCCGAAGGTATGATGTGGGAGACAAACTGGGGTACCTCATAGCCACGGTGGAACACGCATTGAAGAGGGATGACCTCAAGCAGGAATTCGGGAAATATTTGATAAATCTCATGAAAAACCACTTAAAGTCTATAGAAGAAGCCGCAGCATTAAATGATAAGCAATGA
- a CDS encoding Nramp family divalent metal transporter: MPVRLNEEVMRVSGDMEYEAGKTGWKVPLWARVRDLKSNARVLLRFLGPAFVVSVAYIDPGNFATNISGGSYFNYSLIWVILWSNLMAIFLQTVSAKLGIATGYNLPQMCARTFSRKVNWFLWTVAVIAAMATTLAEFLGGALGLYLLFGIPLVYAGIITGVITFLITYMEKYGQRVVEVVITLLVAVICAAYGVEMFLAKPDWQKVAIHTIVPSLPDGYAVLIAVGMLGATVMPHVIYLHSQLVQCRNTSESVKHKLNHFHMEKMDVAIAMNIAFMVNAAMVVVSAAVFYSRGMRVDSIEQAHQSLAPLLGHLSSAAFGIALLASGLSSSAVGTLAGETVIDGFVDIKIPLNIRRIVIMAPAMIIIAAGINPMKALILSQVTLSFALPAAIIPLMLLTSRKGIMGVLVNKPLENIVGWLITAVIITLNGILLFFTFTGNL, translated from the coding sequence TTGCCGGTCCGTTTGAATGAGGAAGTTATGCGGGTGTCCGGAGATATGGAATATGAAGCGGGCAAAACGGGATGGAAAGTGCCGTTATGGGCCAGGGTACGGGATTTAAAGTCAAATGCGCGGGTTTTGCTCAGGTTTCTTGGGCCCGCCTTTGTGGTGAGCGTGGCTTACATAGACCCGGGCAACTTTGCCACAAACATAAGCGGGGGCTCGTATTTCAATTACAGCCTGATATGGGTGATACTGTGGAGCAATCTCATGGCTATTTTTTTGCAGACGGTATCTGCCAAGCTGGGGATAGCCACAGGATATAACCTGCCCCAGATGTGTGCCAGGACTTTTTCGAGGAAAGTTAACTGGTTTTTGTGGACTGTGGCCGTCATCGCAGCTATGGCCACAACCCTGGCGGAATTCCTGGGCGGTGCCCTGGGGCTGTACCTGCTGTTCGGCATACCTCTTGTGTATGCCGGCATAATCACCGGGGTTATAACCTTCTTGATAACTTACATGGAAAAATACGGCCAGCGGGTGGTGGAGGTCGTCATAACCCTGCTGGTGGCGGTGATATGCGCCGCCTACGGCGTCGAGATGTTCCTGGCAAAGCCCGACTGGCAGAAAGTGGCCATCCACACTATCGTTCCATCGCTTCCCGATGGATATGCGGTATTGATTGCAGTAGGTATGCTGGGGGCTACGGTGATGCCACATGTGATTTATCTTCATTCCCAGCTGGTGCAGTGCCGCAACACTTCCGAAAGCGTTAAGCACAAGCTCAACCACTTTCACATGGAAAAGATGGATGTGGCCATAGCCATGAACATAGCCTTTATGGTAAATGCCGCCATGGTGGTGGTGTCCGCTGCGGTGTTTTATTCCAGGGGTATGCGGGTGGATTCCATAGAACAGGCCCACCAGTCTCTGGCACCCCTGCTGGGCCACCTTTCCAGCGCAGCCTTTGGCATAGCACTGCTGGCATCAGGGCTGTCTTCCTCTGCTGTGGGCACATTGGCGGGGGAGACGGTGATAGACGGTTTCGTGGATATTAAGATACCGCTGAACATAAGGCGCATAGTCATCATGGCCCCGGCTATGATAATCATCGCTGCGGGGATAAATCCCATGAAAGCATTGATTTTAAGCCAGGTGACCCTGAGCTTTGCCCTGCCTGCAGCCATCATACCCCTCATGCTTCTTACCTCCAGAAAGGGCATCATGGGGGTGCTGGTGAACAAACCCCTGGAAAACATCGTGGGGTGGCTTATTACCGCTGTCATAATAACCCTGAACGGCATACTCCTGTTTTTTACTTTTACAGGTAACCTGTAA